A stretch of Desulfobacter hydrogenophilus DNA encodes these proteins:
- a CDS encoding FapA family protein: MEPISQDMLNSGILLVDDEHNITKALRRLLNRHGFTTVNTALNAEQGLTIIQNTEKPFSVILSDQHMPSISGYAFFNKVMDLSPDSRRILMTGHHDFDVAMDAINQGGIHKYITKPWDESDLLTTLTTEIEIYHSIHEKKRIHVIIKNQNTQLYQLARQKTREKKAFKKQEAAKRNQLASIKKVLNELKKTEGMEKTLPGLDHVFCDKQIQNQSILIRAFEILNQEIDTILGSMAQKHNLSFPTGGGHPGTTEKESGMASPPDYDLIDKVIGIALQNAIPLLTNIHPSFGDGVDIESYTTVPDIWELAQKEGLIEMEQILKLQAQMAPKNGAPPSYREPEEILAASGTISRLDISRLMVKRRFIQTRILDKASSQKLIDQKLISPVALEICLLEQMMRFERNGECIPVRDLLLERNMIDRHTWKKMFEDAAGTEVMRDPEKPSEKANLTEDEIPIELIVSSNGTTAWIKNKEPLPKEINTMLVKTLLEKRGVICGVIEDEKIAEQLRRHPGAGQKWVVAETPFTQPETDGKIEYFINTHDRCPGIFKEDGTIDFKDRGDLPFVKKGELLAKKILWEKGPAVHNVLGEHIQLEPLEKVTLKGGTGTMLSEDGFALYATDEGDPCLDNRGIVSVYQELIIKNDVDFATGHIDFQGNVFVHGTIKDGFKVSCANLTVSEINGGIVSANGHLKVSKGITNAQVTAQGNVTTQFINKSKIKALGDMTVTREIMESSISINGQFLNTEGRIIASTICAKMGLFVRLVGTEKSSPSVLKPGRNDYLNEVKNKLLKKENKTKDLITTLIQKKKCLEEKNLNIHEKIMVHSYSCENLKKKAAKLQGQVPHITKDKKAHLKEEYKETVFRLKTAEKTIRALFNTQDDLVAQIEAHQESIQKALDDQAKITDSKTEIEQLKKHDTGVPRVQISKHIQAGTRIIGPNSAMTIHHNSDACNILEVKKIYGNLPADREMVIRNF, encoded by the coding sequence ATGGAACCCATAAGCCAAGACATGCTGAACTCCGGAATTCTGCTGGTGGATGATGAACACAATATTACAAAAGCATTGCGCAGGCTGTTAAATCGCCATGGGTTCACCACCGTAAATACGGCGTTAAATGCTGAACAGGGATTAACCATCATCCAGAATACGGAGAAACCATTTTCCGTAATTCTGTCAGATCAGCACATGCCGAGCATCAGTGGATACGCATTTTTTAATAAAGTCATGGACCTTTCCCCTGACTCGAGACGGATACTAATGACCGGCCATCATGATTTTGATGTCGCCATGGATGCCATTAACCAGGGGGGGATTCACAAGTACATTACCAAACCATGGGACGAATCTGATTTATTGACGACGCTGACCACTGAGATTGAAATATATCACAGCATCCATGAAAAAAAACGGATTCATGTCATTATCAAAAATCAAAATACACAACTTTACCAACTGGCCAGACAAAAAACCCGGGAAAAAAAAGCATTTAAAAAGCAGGAAGCGGCTAAAAGGAACCAACTGGCATCCATCAAAAAGGTGCTGAACGAATTAAAAAAAACTGAAGGCATGGAAAAAACATTGCCTGGGCTGGACCATGTTTTTTGCGATAAACAAATTCAGAATCAATCCATCCTTATCCGGGCATTTGAAATCCTCAACCAGGAAATAGACACCATCCTTGGCAGTATGGCCCAAAAACACAACCTGTCTTTTCCCACAGGCGGCGGTCATCCAGGCACGACAGAGAAAGAAAGCGGCATGGCATCCCCCCCCGACTACGATCTGATTGATAAAGTCATAGGAATCGCACTCCAAAATGCTATACCGTTACTGACAAACATCCATCCGTCTTTTGGTGACGGAGTTGACATCGAATCGTACACAACAGTTCCGGATATTTGGGAATTGGCCCAAAAAGAGGGATTGATTGAGATGGAACAAATTTTGAAATTGCAGGCACAAATGGCACCGAAGAATGGCGCGCCACCTTCCTACAGGGAGCCTGAAGAGATACTCGCTGCATCAGGAACGATCTCTCGGCTGGATATAAGCCGCCTTATGGTAAAAAGGCGATTTATCCAGACAAGAATTCTGGATAAAGCCAGTTCCCAAAAACTGATTGATCAAAAGCTGATTTCACCCGTCGCCTTGGAAATCTGTCTGTTAGAACAGATGATGCGGTTTGAAAGGAATGGAGAATGCATTCCCGTAAGGGATCTTCTTTTAGAAAGAAATATGATCGACCGTCACACCTGGAAAAAAATGTTTGAAGATGCTGCCGGAACAGAAGTGATGCGTGACCCTGAAAAACCATCAGAAAAGGCGAATCTGACCGAGGATGAGATTCCCATTGAACTGATCGTTTCCTCCAATGGCACCACGGCATGGATCAAAAATAAGGAGCCATTGCCCAAAGAGATCAACACAATGCTGGTTAAGACTTTGCTGGAAAAAAGAGGCGTGATATGCGGTGTAATAGAGGATGAAAAAATAGCAGAGCAGTTAAGGAGGCATCCGGGAGCCGGACAAAAATGGGTCGTGGCAGAAACGCCTTTCACCCAGCCGGAAACAGACGGTAAAATTGAATATTTTATCAATACCCATGACCGGTGTCCAGGAATTTTTAAAGAGGACGGCACCATAGATTTTAAAGACCGGGGGGATCTCCCCTTTGTGAAAAAAGGAGAACTTCTTGCAAAAAAAATTCTCTGGGAGAAGGGTCCTGCTGTCCATAATGTATTAGGCGAACATATCCAGCTCGAACCACTGGAAAAAGTGACGTTAAAAGGGGGGACCGGGACAATGCTCTCCGAAGACGGGTTTGCATTATACGCGACCGACGAAGGCGATCCCTGTCTGGATAACAGGGGAATTGTTTCGGTTTATCAAGAACTTATCATTAAAAATGACGTGGATTTTGCAACCGGTCATATCGATTTTCAGGGCAATGTATTTGTTCACGGTACTATCAAGGATGGATTCAAGGTATCCTGTGCCAATCTGACTGTTAGTGAAATTAACGGCGGCATAGTATCTGCGAACGGGCATCTGAAAGTCTCAAAAGGCATTACGAATGCACAGGTTACGGCCCAAGGAAATGTAACGACCCAATTTATAAATAAATCAAAAATAAAAGCCCTGGGCGATATGACCGTAACCAGGGAGATAATGGAATCCTCAATTTCCATCAATGGGCAATTTCTGAACACGGAAGGCCGAATCATAGCGTCTACCATTTGTGCAAAAATGGGGTTGTTTGTAAGGCTGGTAGGTACGGAAAAGTCATCACCATCCGTACTCAAACCCGGCAGGAACGACTACCTTAATGAAGTTAAAAACAAACTGCTTAAAAAAGAAAATAAGACAAAAGACCTTATTACAACGCTGATCCAAAAAAAGAAATGCTTAGAAGAAAAAAATTTGAACATACATGAAAAAATTATGGTCCATTCTTATTCCTGCGAAAACCTGAAAAAAAAGGCAGCAAAACTTCAGGGTCAGGTGCCGCATATTACAAAAGACAAAAAAGCGCATTTAAAAGAAGAATACAAAGAGACCGTTTTCCGCCTGAAAACGGCGGAAAAGACCATTAGGGCGTTGTTCAATACCCAGGATGACCTGGTGGCTCAAATAGAGGCCCATCAGGAAAGCATTCAAAAGGCCCTGGATGACCAGGCTAAAATTACTGACAGCAAAACGGAAATTGAGCAGTTAAAAAAGCATGATACTGGGGTTCCCAGGGTTCAGATCTCAAAGCATATACAAGCCGGGACCCGAATAATCGGCCCAAATAGCGCCATGACGATTCATCACAATAGCGACGCATGTAACATACTGGAAGTAAAAAAAATTTACGGCAATCTACCCGCAGATAGAGAGATGGTGATCCGCAATTTTTAG
- a CDS encoding DUF3820 family protein, whose product MKILGTVLKPDKQAFEALTKARMPFGKYKGCRLVDLPEPYLVWFSRQGFPPGKLGEQLRTVYEIKRNGLEYLFKP is encoded by the coding sequence ATGAAAATCTTGGGAACCGTTCTTAAACCTGATAAACAGGCCTTTGAGGCACTGACAAAGGCACGAATGCCATTTGGTAAATACAAAGGCTGTCGTCTGGTGGATCTGCCCGAACCCTATCTGGTGTGGTTCAGCAGACAGGGGTTTCCCCCGGGCAAATTAGGGGAGCAGTTGCGTACGGTGTATGAAATAAAGCGTAATGGATTGGAGTACTTATTTAAGCCATGA
- a CDS encoding RecQ family ATP-dependent DNA helicase: MEISQDKNQDSDRESGGKPTHAPTNLPADRPLDLKTCLCKSLIIDFEATPNGEVFHIGAVFNDRVFNEENISNPAPALQQLSRFAQGAKYILGHNIIKHDLALAKAHCPDAGILSLIPIDTLVLSPLAFPENPYHRLIKGYKLLSASKNNPVADAKLSTVLFEDQLAAFLLLKKCEPGLIAFFAWAFDLPTETFQGISQLFENLGGEKPGESRARDLFLNLCRDRGCATAAREIWEEINQATHRKPELAYLVSWLRVAGGNSVLPGWILHEFDGIADLVLRLRMACGNDACSFCTQHNNPERLLKKHFGFKAYRAMPDGRMLQREIVSASLSGRHHLAILPTGGGKSICYQIPALHRYERTGALTIVISPLKALMKDQVDNLNHATGTQAAAAINGSLTLPERGAVVEKVRLGDIGLLYISPEQLRNKSVVELIASRQVGCWIFDEAHCLSKWGHDFRPDYLNVADLIADQKKQTGRMPVIGAFTATAKKDVKEEIRQHFNEKLGLDLDSFEGGVDRENLHFYVYPVTAAEKYDVIARTLHDNLSETKGSAIVYCASRKGTEALSQFLNERGIVCQAFHAGRTEPDKRNIQDDFLSGTIPVICATNAFGMGIDKKDIRLVIHADIPGSLENYLQEAGRAGRDQDLADCILLYEQDDIDNQFSLNAYSKLSLQDIKKILKVLKDRGKKHPEIVITPAEILRLAGYEHMGGDDQRARIAVAWLERRGFIRRDFNRTLFFKGVPLVKSLDEAEKKLKTLNLSRTVQSVYMTLLQTLFNESKNALISADMLCEALSPIENLPEKYLDPGTIINELNNMANAGLIREGAVMTAFIRPKGKNNAGDLLIFFSRMEKTMADLMAELSPESSADKADLINLRLVAQRLKDKGFETATTDICTTLLHILAADQGESGGKSLKIAGKKGAEQQRVFVNVPWQILKERMDLRHRCARVCIDAIIKNLEPELKAARKEILGQFFISDIIQAMTQDIFLSGFKGNGNRLVEKSLLFLHDTKVITLQNGLGVFRQAFTLSMEEAALPRQYTRGDYEPLSQHYDQKNVQVHVMEKYAEFGMEKIRTALDFVRDYFQHSHDNFILRYFPGQKKIITTAMTAKAYADIIQSLGNKVQEAIVAAPENRNLLVLAGPGSGKTRTIVHRCAWLIKARSINPESILVLCFNHGTMIELRARIKALTGKRAAQVTAMTFHGLAMRITGRCLLDPHSGQNQNREIDFNTVIDEAVEILEGKRQISGVDTDQTRQYLLARYRYILVDEYQDIDERQYQFITALTGRLADDDDTKIAIMAVGDDDQSIYGFRDANVKFIHRFKEDYKARESYLTENYRCPHPVIETANDLIARNRQRMKTQSRCRINDKRKHLAMAHDKTPEKERVAMVCCRDIQSQAVYTAGCIKELLDQEGTTPQDIAVISRQGIGFPALVALRMALARLGIPISYSLTSSPGFPLFKIREFQETLYFLNEHKHESMAPEALKKAVMDLFKNRSSWTAQVGGILNDFCSVISGTEISVVQAREFFLSALIEEKQARKTGTGVFTGTVHSIKGMEFKHVFILDHGWKDSDIEEERRLYYVGMTRAMEHLTLFAVQNSGNPHTAVLARHPFVYCKQTPNAEITGFSKNVTISILGMEDLYISFPQRFSRDHPIHEHLATLRTGDRIFLERDGAYIRILNPDRQCVGSLSRKGVEKWEHRLPGIINARVLGVVIRNADESELPQRPPTDIEQWYLPIVEILHTND; encoded by the coding sequence ATGGAGATCTCCCAGGATAAAAATCAGGATAGTGACCGGGAATCGGGCGGGAAACCGACACACGCACCAACGAATCTGCCTGCCGACCGGCCCCTTGACCTCAAGACTTGCCTGTGCAAATCCCTGATCATTGATTTCGAAGCCACACCCAATGGCGAGGTGTTTCACATCGGCGCCGTATTTAACGACCGGGTTTTCAATGAAGAGAACATTTCAAATCCAGCCCCGGCACTCCAACAGCTTTCCCGATTTGCACAGGGTGCAAAATATATCCTCGGGCACAATATTATCAAGCATGACCTGGCCCTGGCCAAAGCCCATTGCCCGGATGCCGGAATTCTGTCTTTGATCCCCATTGACACCCTGGTGCTCTCTCCTTTGGCCTTTCCGGAAAATCCCTACCACCGGCTCATCAAAGGATATAAACTTTTGAGCGCATCAAAAAACAATCCTGTGGCTGATGCAAAGCTTTCCACGGTGCTGTTTGAAGATCAACTGGCAGCTTTTCTTCTTTTAAAAAAATGCGAACCCGGGCTCATTGCCTTTTTTGCCTGGGCCTTTGATCTGCCAACAGAAACGTTCCAGGGGATCAGTCAACTTTTTGAAAATCTTGGCGGCGAGAAACCCGGTGAAAGCCGTGCCCGGGATCTGTTTTTAAATTTGTGCCGGGACCGGGGCTGTGCCACGGCGGCCCGGGAAATCTGGGAAGAAATCAACCAAGCCACACACAGGAAACCGGAACTTGCCTACCTGGTTTCCTGGCTGCGGGTGGCCGGAGGCAACTCCGTTCTTCCCGGTTGGATACTTCACGAATTTGACGGTATCGCAGATCTGGTTTTAAGACTTCGGATGGCCTGCGGAAATGACGCCTGTTCCTTTTGCACACAACACAACAACCCGGAACGTCTTTTAAAAAAACATTTTGGTTTCAAAGCCTACCGGGCCATGCCCGACGGCCGGATGCTCCAGCGGGAAATCGTTTCGGCCTCCCTGTCCGGCCGCCACCACCTGGCCATACTGCCCACGGGCGGCGGCAAATCCATCTGCTACCAGATTCCGGCACTTCATCGGTACGAACGCACAGGGGCACTCACCATCGTCATATCACCGCTCAAGGCGCTAATGAAGGACCAGGTGGACAACCTCAATCATGCCACCGGCACCCAGGCAGCCGCCGCCATCAACGGCAGCCTGACCCTTCCCGAACGGGGGGCTGTGGTGGAGAAGGTGCGATTAGGCGACATCGGGCTTTTGTACATCTCTCCTGAACAACTGCGAAACAAAAGCGTAGTGGAGCTGATCGCCTCCCGCCAGGTGGGCTGCTGGATTTTTGACGAAGCCCACTGCCTGTCAAAATGGGGACATGACTTCAGGCCCGATTACCTAAACGTGGCAGACCTCATTGCCGACCAGAAAAAACAAACAGGCCGAATGCCGGTGATCGGAGCCTTCACAGCCACGGCCAAAAAAGATGTTAAAGAAGAAATCCGCCAACATTTTAATGAAAAACTCGGCCTTGACCTGGATAGCTTTGAAGGGGGTGTAGACCGGGAAAACCTTCACTTTTACGTCTATCCTGTCACAGCCGCTGAAAAATACGATGTCATTGCCCGCACCCTTCACGATAATCTGTCGGAAACAAAGGGCAGCGCCATTGTCTATTGCGCATCCCGGAAAGGCACCGAAGCGTTAAGCCAGTTTCTCAATGAACGCGGCATTGTCTGCCAGGCCTTCCATGCAGGCCGAACCGAACCGGACAAACGCAACATTCAAGATGATTTTTTATCAGGTACTATCCCTGTGATCTGCGCCACCAACGCCTTTGGCATGGGCATCGACAAAAAAGATATCCGGCTGGTCATCCATGCCGATATCCCGGGCTCCCTTGAAAATTATCTCCAGGAAGCCGGCAGGGCCGGACGGGACCAGGACCTTGCCGACTGCATCCTGCTTTATGAACAGGATGACATTGACAACCAGTTCTCCTTGAATGCCTATTCAAAACTCTCTTTGCAGGATATCAAAAAAATTCTCAAGGTATTAAAGGACCGGGGCAAAAAACATCCCGAAATCGTAATCACCCCGGCAGAGATCCTTCGCCTGGCAGGATATGAGCATATGGGCGGCGATGATCAAAGGGCCAGAATTGCCGTGGCCTGGCTGGAGAGACGGGGCTTTATCCGGCGCGATTTCAACCGCACCCTGTTTTTCAAAGGGGTGCCTTTGGTGAAAAGCCTGGATGAGGCAGAAAAAAAACTTAAAACGCTCAATCTGTCCAGAACCGTTCAGTCGGTATATATGACGCTTTTACAGACCCTTTTTAATGAAAGCAAAAACGCCCTGATCTCGGCGGACATGCTGTGCGAGGCATTAAGCCCCATTGAAAACCTGCCGGAAAAATACCTGGACCCAGGCACCATCATAAATGAGCTGAACAACATGGCCAATGCAGGATTGATCCGGGAAGGGGCGGTGATGACCGCCTTTATCCGGCCAAAGGGCAAAAACAACGCCGGGGATCTATTAATTTTTTTTTCCCGCATGGAAAAGACCATGGCCGACCTGATGGCAGAACTCTCCCCGGAATCCAGTGCAGACAAAGCCGACCTGATCAACCTGCGTCTAGTGGCCCAGCGTCTCAAGGACAAGGGCTTTGAAACCGCCACCACAGATATCTGCACCACTTTGCTGCACATCCTGGCTGCCGACCAGGGGGAGTCCGGGGGTAAAAGTCTGAAGATCGCCGGTAAAAAAGGTGCGGAACAGCAGCGGGTCTTTGTCAATGTGCCCTGGCAGATTTTAAAGGAACGCATGGACCTGCGCCACCGGTGTGCCCGGGTTTGCATTGACGCCATTATTAAAAATCTTGAACCGGAACTTAAAGCCGCCCGGAAAGAGATCCTGGGCCAATTTTTCATCTCGGACATCATCCAGGCCATGACCCAGGACATTTTTCTATCCGGGTTTAAGGGAAACGGCAACAGATTGGTGGAAAAAAGCTTGCTGTTTCTCCACGATACAAAAGTGATCACCCTTCAAAACGGTCTGGGGGTATTCCGCCAGGCATTTACCCTGTCCATGGAAGAGGCGGCTCTGCCCCGGCAGTACACCCGGGGAGATTACGAACCCTTGTCCCAGCACTATGATCAAAAAAATGTCCAGGTACATGTCATGGAAAAATATGCCGAATTCGGCATGGAAAAGATCCGCACCGCCCTGGACTTTGTCCGGGACTATTTTCAACACTCCCACGATAATTTCATTCTCAGGTATTTTCCCGGACAGAAAAAAATCATCACCACGGCCATGACGGCCAAAGCCTATGCAGATATTATCCAAAGCCTGGGTAATAAGGTACAAGAAGCCATTGTGGCCGCCCCGGAAAACAGGAATCTGCTGGTGCTGGCAGGTCCTGGCTCGGGAAAAACCCGAACAATCGTCCACCGGTGTGCCTGGCTGATCAAGGCACGATCAATCAACCCGGAAAGTATTCTTGTCCTGTGCTTCAACCACGGCACCATGATCGAACTTCGGGCCAGAATCAAAGCCTTGACCGGAAAACGAGCGGCCCAGGTGACGGCCATGACCTTCCACGGTCTTGCCATGCGCATCACGGGCCGCTGCCTGCTGGACCCGCACAGTGGACAAAATCAGAACCGGGAAATTGATTTCAACACAGTGATTGACGAAGCCGTTGAGATCCTTGAAGGCAAAAGACAAATCTCCGGAGTGGACACCGACCAGACCCGGCAGTACCTGCTGGCCCGGTACCGTTATATTCTGGTGGATGAATACCAGGACATAGACGAACGCCAGTACCAATTTATTACGGCACTCACCGGCCGACTGGCTGACGACGACGATACAAAAATCGCCATCATGGCTGTGGGGGATGATGACCAGAGCATTTACGGATTCAGAGATGCCAACGTCAAATTCATCCACCGGTTCAAGGAAGATTACAAGGCCCGCGAATCTTATCTCACCGAAAACTATCGCTGCCCCCACCCGGTGATTGAAACAGCCAATGACCTGATCGCCAGAAACAGGCAGCGCATGAAAACCCAGTCACGGTGCCGGATCAATGACAAACGAAAACACCTGGCCATGGCCCATGACAAGACGCCGGAAAAAGAGCGGGTGGCCATGGTCTGCTGCCGGGATATCCAAAGCCAGGCCGTATATACAGCCGGCTGCATCAAAGAACTTTTGGACCAGGAAGGCACAACGCCCCAAGACATTGCCGTGATCTCCCGCCAGGGCATTGGATTTCCCGCCCTTGTGGCGCTTCGCATGGCCCTGGCAAGGCTTGGCATTCCCATAAGTTACAGTCTTACATCCAGCCCTGGATTTCCGCTGTTCAAAATCCGGGAATTCCAGGAAACCTTGTATTTTTTAAATGAACACAAACATGAAAGCATGGCCCCAGAGGCCTTAAAAAAAGCGGTGATGGATCTGTTTAAAAACAGGTCTTCATGGACGGCGCAGGTCGGGGGTATTTTAAATGATTTTTGTTCTGTCATCAGCGGCACAGAGATTTCGGTTGTCCAGGCAAGGGAATTTTTCCTGAGCGCACTGATTGAAGAGAAACAGGCCCGAAAAACCGGCACCGGCGTTTTCACCGGAACGGTCCACAGCATCAAGGGCATGGAGTTTAAACACGTGTTTATCCTGGACCACGGCTGGAAAGATAGCGACATCGAAGAGGAGCGCCGCCTTTACTACGTGGGCATGACCCGGGCCATGGAACATCTGACCCTTTTTGCCGTTCAAAATTCAGGCAACCCTCACACCGCCGTTCTGGCCCGCCACCCCTTTGTCTACTGCAAGCAAACACCAAATGCCGAAATAACAGGCTTTTCAAAAAATGTGACCATCTCAATTCTTGGCATGGAAGATCTTTACATCTCTTTTCCCCAACGGTTTTCCCGGGATCACCCCATCCACGAACACCTGGCCACTCTTAGAACAGGAGACCGTATATTTCTGGAAAGAGACGGTGCCTATATCCGCATCCTCAACCCGGACCGTCAATGTGTGGGCAGCCTGTCCCGGAAAGGCGTTGAAAAATGGGAACACCGCCTGCCCGGCATCATCAATGCCCGGGTGTTAGGTGTGGTCATCCGCAATGCCGATGAAAGTGAGTTACCACAGAGACCCCCAACAGACATTGAACAATGGTACCTGCCCATTGTGGAGATTCTTCACACGAACGATTAA
- the chrA gene encoding chromate efflux transporter — protein sequence MSDKKVSLWFLFLVFVKIGCIAFGGFTALIAVVENEMIRKRGLLSTKDMLNGVSLAMLLPGPVAVNTVGYAGFRLRGGWGAFLSVTGVILPSFFLLIGLSHIYFTYGAIPVVSKLFAGFIPAVTAIIITTAWNMGKKAITNWSGFFLGLSAAVILLGVGGFYTTLMIIVGAGLAGLILYTGQKPDTAIVSQDRFLVVSGISKFRFYLGLGILAVFLILFFIPVSGLENNSLARIFVTFSGMSLMLFGGGFVFIPLIQEIVVDGLHWVSLPEFTSAIAMGQVTPGPILISAAFIGYKIKGLIGAALATFAIFFPSALLMITASQVLDRIKGSGTMQAALTGIRAALVGMVFAAAVVIGRGCEYHWATPVIFFAALAALMRFKVDIAYIIPCAGLIGVLLY from the coding sequence ATGTCAGATAAAAAAGTTTCCCTTTGGTTTCTTTTCCTGGTGTTTGTCAAAATTGGCTGCATTGCTTTTGGCGGCTTTACAGCCCTGATCGCCGTGGTGGAAAATGAAATGATTCGCAAACGCGGCCTTTTGTCCACTAAGGATATGCTCAACGGGGTTTCTTTAGCCATGCTGCTTCCCGGCCCCGTTGCTGTAAATACCGTCGGGTATGCAGGGTTCAGGCTCCGGGGTGGCTGGGGCGCTTTTTTAAGTGTCACAGGCGTGATCCTTCCTTCATTTTTTCTTTTAATAGGGCTATCCCACATTTATTTTACCTATGGTGCGATTCCGGTGGTCAGCAAGCTGTTTGCCGGTTTTATACCCGCCGTTACCGCCATTATCATCACTACGGCGTGGAACATGGGCAAAAAGGCCATAACCAATTGGTCCGGATTTTTTCTGGGCCTGTCTGCCGCAGTGATCCTTTTAGGTGTTGGCGGCTTTTACACCACCTTGATGATTATTGTGGGGGCAGGGCTTGCAGGCTTGATTTTATATACCGGGCAAAAACCGGATACCGCAATTGTGTCCCAGGATCGGTTTTTGGTCGTTTCAGGTATATCTAAATTCAGATTTTACCTGGGGCTGGGGATACTGGCTGTTTTTCTGATTCTTTTTTTTATCCCGGTTTCCGGCTTGGAAAATAATTCCCTGGCCAGGATCTTTGTGACTTTTTCTGGCATGAGCCTGATGCTCTTTGGCGGGGGATTTGTATTTATCCCGCTGATTCAAGAGATTGTGGTGGATGGTCTGCATTGGGTCAGCCTGCCGGAATTTACATCAGCCATTGCCATGGGTCAGGTCACCCCGGGCCCCATTCTGATCAGTGCCGCATTTATCGGGTATAAAATTAAAGGTCTCATCGGGGCCGCCCTTGCCACCTTTGCCATATTTTTTCCTTCGGCCCTGCTCATGATCACAGCCTCTCAGGTCCTGGACCGGATTAAGGGTTCAGGGACTATGCAGGCTGCTTTGACCGGAATCCGTGCAGCCTTGGTGGGCATGGTCTTTGCCGCTGCCGTGGTCATCGGCCGTGGCTGTGAATACCATTGGGCCACACCGGTCATCTTTTTTGCGGCCCTGGCCGCCTTGATGCGGTTCAAGGTTGATATCGCCTATATCATCCCCTGTGCCGGGCTTATTGGGGTGCTGCTTTATTAA
- a CDS encoding MBL fold metallo-hydrolase, with translation MDLTLLVDNNTFIDRYLTAEPGLSILIEDEDVTVLFDLGYSNLFLKNAEKLGKDLSCLDFLVLSHSHLDHTWGLGPFIRYLTERTIEGLDVKHPKLVAHPEVFSSVRVDGLSEIGCLVTKEKAGRHMELALTKTPVNLSPRLVFLGEIPRENTFEGQTPIGIKQTPDGPVPDLILDDSVLAYKSDQGLVIITGCSHAGICNIVSHAQQVCGEERIVDIIGGFHLLNPPASQMAGTLDYFKQITPLALHACHCTDLNSKVALAGVAPLKDAGVGLSLHFDPMP, from the coding sequence ATGGATCTTACCCTGCTGGTGGACAATAATACGTTTATCGACCGGTATCTGACAGCCGAGCCAGGGTTGTCAATTCTGATTGAAGATGAAGATGTAACGGTTCTTTTTGACCTGGGTTATTCAAATCTGTTTTTAAAAAATGCCGAAAAACTGGGAAAGGATCTGTCTTGTCTGGATTTTCTGGTCCTTTCCCACAGCCACCTGGATCATACCTGGGGGCTGGGCCCTTTTATCCGTTACTTGACCGAACGGACCATTGAAGGCCTGGACGTAAAACATCCGAAACTTGTGGCGCATCCGGAAGTTTTTTCTTCCGTGCGTGTTGACGGGCTATCGGAGATCGGGTGTCTGGTGACAAAGGAAAAAGCCGGTCGGCACATGGAACTGGCCCTGACCAAAACCCCTGTCAACTTAAGCCCCCGCCTTGTTTTTTTAGGTGAAATCCCCAGGGAAAATACCTTTGAGGGCCAAACGCCCATCGGGATAAAGCAAACACCTGACGGACCTGTTCCGGATCTGATTTTGGACGATTCTGTCCTGGCCTATAAGTCGGACCAGGGGCTTGTCATTATTACGGGCTGTTCCCATGCAGGAATCTGCAACATCGTTTCCCATGCCCAACAGGTGTGTGGGGAAGAGCGGATCGTTGACATCATCGGTGGTTTTCATCTGCTCAATCCGCCGGCCTCCCAGATGGCAGGAACCCTGGATTATTTCAAGCAGATCACGCCCCTGGCGCTTCATGCCTGTCACTGCACGGATCTAAATTCAAAGGTTGCCCTGGCCGGGGTGGCGCCGTTGAAAGATGCCGGTGTCGGGCTATCCCTTCATTTTGATCCCATGCCTTGA
- a CDS encoding AF1514 family protein, protein MVAIGSIPQNQCEEYINMHINLPDLDFAAAKQAAKERALELCSHPMILSWKNGITGKTYPDYECGVSDQPFWIRYARGRGANLTIDINDGDYLFMVLKI, encoded by the coding sequence ATGGTAGCGATTGGCAGTATCCCCCAAAACCAGTGCGAAGAATATATCAATATGCATATTAATTTGCCAGACCTGGATTTCGCTGCGGCCAAACAGGCGGCCAAAGAAAGGGCACTTGAGCTTTGTTCACATCCCATGATTCTGTCGTGGAAAAACGGGATTACCGGGAAGACCTATCCGGATTATGAGTGCGGCGTCAGTGACCAACCTTTCTGGATTCGGTATGCAAGGGGCAGGGGCGCAAACCTCACCATTGATATTAATGACGGAGACTATTTGTTCATGGTGCTTAAAATTTGA